The Acidicapsa ligni genome has a window encoding:
- a CDS encoding sensor histidine kinase has protein sequence MNIVKKQHTYFVVIERSLCSIRLLPPLALSLLWVSAIYVLNPGLHITRHADSTWDDTLLAQLSETTIALAPIYLITHRRLPPVHIVNDRSFANYRFHLIAYDNNAFSRNAGANQNTSPKPAKDRSAMFRLILIAAGALLICIFHILRVRQITRAINLQLDERLVERTRLARELHDTLLQTIQGSKMVADDALDQSPDPIRMHQALERLSGWLGQAMQEGKAALNSLRTPTTQRNDLVEALTRAADECASNGSIQATFSVIGIAREIHPVVRDEIYRIGYEAIRNACIHSLGTRIAVELIYAHGLCMKISDNGVGIDMIVANNGSVGHIGLQGMRKRAQRIEATFTLVSSPITGTEITLAVPGNLAFSKTGTTSFKKIKALFK, from the coding sequence ATGAATATTGTAAAGAAGCAGCACACATATTTTGTCGTCATAGAGCGATCGTTGTGTAGCATACGATTGCTTCCTCCGCTTGCTCTATCCCTCCTCTGGGTGAGCGCGATCTATGTGCTCAATCCAGGCCTGCACATCACTCGCCATGCTGACTCTACATGGGACGACACTCTACTTGCACAGCTTTCCGAGACCACCATCGCACTGGCTCCCATATATCTGATAACGCATCGAAGACTACCACCGGTGCATATTGTGAATGACCGCAGCTTCGCGAATTACAGATTCCACCTCATTGCGTATGACAACAACGCTTTTTCGCGAAACGCGGGTGCGAACCAGAACACAAGCCCCAAGCCTGCCAAAGATCGATCGGCAATGTTCCGCCTCATCCTCATTGCTGCCGGAGCATTGCTTATTTGCATCTTCCATATATTGAGAGTTCGACAGATTACAAGAGCTATCAATCTACAACTTGACGAGCGCCTGGTTGAACGCACCCGCCTGGCGCGGGAACTTCACGATACGCTTCTCCAGACCATCCAGGGCAGCAAGATGGTAGCCGACGATGCACTCGATCAGTCTCCGGATCCCATTCGCATGCATCAAGCCCTTGAGCGTCTGTCTGGTTGGCTGGGGCAGGCCATGCAGGAAGGAAAGGCCGCGCTAAACTCTCTTCGCACACCCACCACGCAAAGAAACGATCTGGTCGAAGCTCTTACGCGAGCAGCGGATGAGTGCGCGTCTAATGGCTCTATACAGGCCACATTCTCTGTAATAGGCATCGCGAGAGAGATACATCCAGTTGTCAGAGATGAGATCTATCGGATCGGGTACGAAGCCATTCGTAACGCCTGCATACATTCCCTGGGAACTCGCATAGCAGTGGAGCTCATTTACGCTCATGGCCTGTGCATGAAGATAAGTGACAATGGTGTAGGCATAGATATGATCGTAGCGAACAATGGAAGCGTGGGACATATCGGGTTACAAGGCATGCGAAAGCGTGCTCAGCGAATTGAAGCCACATTTACCCTGGTAAGCTCTCCTATAACTGGAACTGAAATTACACTGGCAGTTCCCGGCAACCTTGCCTTCTCGAAGACAGGTACAACTTCCTTCAAAAAGATAAAAGCTCTATTTAAATAA
- a CDS encoding alkaline phosphatase family protein, whose product MNPKICIRRFLYVSFLSLSSLLFVTAATAQTKTKNVVLIVTDGLRWEDVFTGADATLMNEKDGGIWADPKVLNQQFWNNDPVERRKMLLPFLWGTVAKEGQIYGNQHRGSVAQVSNGLAFSYPGYNEMTTGHPDPRIDSNEFGTNPNLTVFEWLNRKPEYHGQVAVFATWNVFEDIFNEKRSNLVMQAGWNLKQMPGGDASQQQLLEKLFKTTTRFDADDTFDSFLQIPLLDYVRNKHPKVLFVGYGETDNWAHSGRYDLVLESANKFDHFVEELWNTMQAMPEYHDQTTFIITTDHGRGHGLTEWKEHGVEEKGSENIWMGIIGPDTPALGERSNTSPVIQAQIAATIAAFLGQDFRHDVPEAAPAIQSVLGSSAQSSGK is encoded by the coding sequence ATGAACCCCAAAATCTGCATCCGACGTTTCCTGTACGTCTCATTTTTATCCCTTTCCTCACTATTATTCGTAACCGCTGCAACGGCTCAGACCAAGACCAAAAATGTTGTGCTCATCGTAACGGACGGCCTCCGCTGGGAAGATGTATTCACCGGCGCCGACGCCACTCTCATGAATGAAAAAGACGGCGGCATCTGGGCCGATCCCAAAGTTCTCAACCAGCAGTTCTGGAACAACGACCCGGTTGAGCGGCGCAAGATGCTGTTGCCTTTTCTGTGGGGAACCGTAGCCAAAGAAGGACAGATCTATGGGAACCAGCATCGCGGCAGCGTAGCGCAAGTCAGCAACGGCCTCGCCTTTTCCTATCCCGGATACAACGAGATGACGACCGGCCATCCCGATCCTCGCATCGACAGTAACGAGTTCGGAACGAATCCAAACCTGACCGTCTTCGAGTGGCTCAATCGCAAGCCGGAGTACCACGGTCAAGTCGCAGTATTCGCAACATGGAACGTCTTCGAAGACATCTTCAACGAGAAGCGCAGCAATCTGGTGATGCAGGCTGGATGGAATTTGAAGCAGATGCCTGGCGGCGATGCCTCCCAGCAGCAGCTCTTGGAAAAGCTGTTCAAGACCACCACCCGCTTCGATGCCGACGATACGTTTGATTCGTTTCTTCAGATTCCGCTGCTGGATTACGTGCGCAACAAGCATCCCAAAGTGCTCTTCGTCGGTTATGGAGAGACTGATAACTGGGCGCACTCCGGACGATACGACCTCGTACTCGAAAGCGCAAACAAGTTCGATCACTTCGTAGAAGAGTTGTGGAACACAATGCAGGCGATGCCCGAGTATCACGACCAGACCACCTTCATTATCACCACCGATCACGGCCGCGGACATGGCCTCACGGAATGGAAGGAACATGGCGTCGAAGAGAAAGGCTCCGAAAATATCTGGATGGGCATCATCGGCCCTGACACCCCAGCGCTCGGAGAGCGTTCAAATACTTCCCCTGTAATTCAGGCTCAGATCGCTGCGACAATCGCCGCATTTCTCGGTCAGGATTTCCGTCACGACGTTCCCGAAGCTGCGCCCGCAATCCAGAGCGTTCTGGGCTCATCTGCGCAGTCTTCGGGCAAGTAA
- a CDS encoding TonB-dependent receptor, producing MMKKLPLILFLLIFSTTLVLGQTATTSLRGTVYDGAGAVIPGAEISLLEAERGFTQMNKSNAAGAYQFLQITPGTYAIQVTAAGFETTTSKGIKLVVNTPATLDFHLKVGTQTVEVQVQDELAVNATDASLGNDFNEKQILELPSEGRNAVDLLSLQPGVSYVGNNVDTAADSRGGAVNGARSDQTNITVDGLDDNDQLLGNAFTGVLRIPMESLQEFRVTTTDANADAGRSSGAQVTLVTKTGTNQLHGSFYEYNRSTIGQANDWFNKNTELQNGLPDIPGKLIRNTFGATLGGPVRKDRLFYFSNYEGQRLRETQQIAETVPSAALRQGLVSYDLDNGGIATLNQSDIASIDQGCLSSGTCPSGNGVNQSVLQLWAGKASLPNGMAIPAYPMPNNLSASVSGADGLNIQGYNFAAPHPIDQNTFVARLDYSLTGDSSQRIFVRGNLQDDTESTPPQFPGQAPSSIIRTNNKGIAVGFTSVISPTLINNLRYAYVRQGVNTGGQNQYPYVSFWDISNQIAFTPTTNVNVPVNQFLEDVTKTVSNHTFQFGANWRIIENNRFSNAQNFTSASLHPTWLQQGGIANTGQDLDPAINPNLQPVGADFGASYDAAITAVTGVLGSITATYNQTKDGLLPQEALVPRHFKANELEFYAQDNWRASPNLQITFGLRYTLLQPPYETQGNQVAPSPSLNSFFEKRGEAMELGQTYRPLITFTPSGKANGSLPYWQYDYKDIAPRVALAYSPNGLTGFAHTIFGDKGKSSIRAGFGIYYDHFGEGIVNTFDRQGSLGLTTSLTNPSTISTTDCAVRFVSLTTIPGTNGCPSSLGGPPVPELPAPPMAGFPYTPPGMNTNGSFAIGFGLDDKLKTPYSYGFDLSFEREMPNHIVLELSYVGRLGRRLLQEVDLATPLNIKDPQSGMTYFQAATLITKMADAGTPENRVGKIAYWENMFPNAAGASGASGYAPGAPGNPTATQNIYDLYYGYADNAALALQSMDTQCFPACSKLGQFAYYDDQFSSLYSWRSTGVSSYNAFELTVRRQVGSLLADFNYTLSKSLDENSNAERVNEFENGSGAAVAFSGQVVNAWSPNQFYAPSDFDTRHQINANAIYDLPFGRGKHWGSESSRLIDGIVGGWQLSGLTRWSSGYPFSISTYAFATDFEQDGKAVLTGPKPKTGVYYDAAGNPNVFQNGIKAISSFRNAYPGEAGQRNNLRGPGYFGIDGSLGKVWKTWRNQQLRFSWDTFNVTNSVRMDVGSLSNYLFYAPSLGYYSQTLSKPRVMQFGLHYAF from the coding sequence ATGATGAAAAAACTACCTCTGATCTTATTTCTCCTGATCTTCAGTACCACCCTTGTCTTAGGTCAAACCGCAACAACCTCGCTGCGTGGCACAGTCTATGACGGCGCCGGAGCAGTCATCCCCGGCGCTGAGATATCGCTGCTTGAAGCAGAACGCGGCTTCACCCAGATGAATAAAAGCAATGCCGCAGGCGCATACCAGTTCCTTCAAATCACGCCTGGAACATATGCTATTCAGGTCACAGCGGCCGGGTTTGAAACGACTACATCCAAAGGCATAAAACTCGTTGTCAACACACCGGCCACGCTTGATTTTCATCTCAAGGTAGGCACCCAGACAGTCGAGGTTCAGGTGCAGGACGAACTGGCAGTCAATGCCACGGATGCATCTCTCGGCAACGACTTCAATGAAAAGCAAATCCTGGAACTGCCCTCCGAAGGCCGAAACGCTGTCGATCTATTAAGCCTGCAACCCGGCGTAAGCTACGTCGGCAACAACGTAGATACCGCCGCCGATTCGCGAGGCGGCGCTGTGAATGGAGCTCGCAGCGACCAGACCAACATCACAGTCGATGGTCTGGATGATAACGACCAACTGCTTGGAAACGCATTCACCGGTGTACTCCGCATTCCGATGGAATCACTGCAGGAGTTTCGCGTTACGACCACCGATGCAAATGCAGACGCAGGCCGCTCTTCCGGAGCACAGGTCACCCTCGTGACGAAGACCGGAACCAATCAACTGCATGGTTCTTTCTATGAATACAACCGGTCGACAATTGGCCAGGCAAACGACTGGTTCAATAAAAATACCGAGCTACAGAATGGCCTTCCGGATATTCCAGGCAAGCTGATTCGCAACACCTTCGGCGCTACTCTCGGCGGGCCTGTTCGCAAAGACAGACTGTTCTACTTCAGTAACTATGAAGGACAGCGCCTGCGCGAGACACAGCAGATTGCAGAAACTGTTCCAAGTGCGGCCTTGCGGCAAGGCCTGGTCAGCTACGATCTCGATAACGGCGGTATAGCAACTCTAAACCAATCGGATATCGCCAGCATCGATCAAGGCTGCCTGTCGAGTGGTACATGCCCCAGTGGCAACGGCGTCAATCAATCGGTATTACAGTTGTGGGCCGGCAAAGCCAGCCTACCCAATGGCATGGCAATCCCCGCCTATCCAATGCCCAACAATCTTTCCGCGAGCGTATCCGGTGCCGACGGACTTAACATTCAGGGCTATAACTTCGCCGCTCCTCACCCAATCGACCAGAACACATTTGTAGCTCGTCTCGATTACAGTCTGACCGGGGATAGCAGCCAGCGAATATTTGTGCGCGGTAATCTTCAGGATGACACGGAATCCACGCCCCCGCAGTTTCCCGGGCAAGCGCCAAGCAGCATCATTCGCACAAATAACAAGGGCATCGCAGTTGGATTCACTTCAGTTATAAGTCCAACGCTCATCAACAATCTGCGCTATGCCTACGTGCGGCAAGGCGTAAACACCGGCGGCCAGAATCAATATCCATACGTCAGTTTCTGGGACATCAGCAATCAGATTGCCTTCACACCAACAACAAATGTGAATGTACCCGTCAATCAGTTCCTTGAAGATGTGACCAAGACCGTATCCAATCACACCTTTCAGTTCGGTGCGAATTGGCGCATCATTGAGAACAATCGTTTCTCGAACGCGCAGAACTTCACATCCGCATCTCTTCATCCCACCTGGCTGCAGCAAGGCGGAATCGCCAACACCGGCCAGGATCTCGACCCTGCCATCAATCCAAACCTGCAACCTGTCGGGGCCGACTTCGGAGCATCCTATGATGCGGCTATCACGGCTGTAACCGGAGTTCTGGGTTCCATCACCGCCACCTACAACCAGACCAAGGACGGACTGCTCCCGCAGGAAGCGCTCGTACCGCGCCATTTCAAGGCCAACGAACTGGAGTTTTACGCGCAGGATAACTGGCGTGCGTCGCCCAATCTACAGATAACCTTTGGTCTACGCTATACGCTTCTCCAGCCTCCATATGAGACACAAGGAAACCAGGTTGCCCCTTCGCCGAGTCTCAATAGCTTTTTCGAAAAGCGTGGCGAGGCAATGGAACTCGGACAGACCTATCGTCCTCTCATCACATTTACTCCAAGTGGCAAAGCCAATGGCAGCCTGCCCTACTGGCAATACGACTACAAAGACATCGCGCCCCGCGTAGCGCTTGCCTATTCGCCAAACGGGCTCACAGGCTTTGCGCACACCATCTTTGGAGACAAAGGAAAATCCTCCATCCGCGCCGGCTTTGGTATTTATTACGATCACTTCGGCGAAGGAATCGTGAATACCTTCGATCGACAGGGTTCGCTCGGTCTTACCACCTCGCTGACCAATCCATCCACCATATCGACCACCGATTGCGCCGTCCGTTTTGTAAGTCTGACCACCATCCCCGGTACCAATGGATGCCCATCCTCGCTCGGCGGTCCGCCCGTACCAGAGCTGCCCGCTCCCCCCATGGCAGGGTTCCCTTACACGCCGCCGGGTATGAACACCAACGGCAGTTTTGCAATTGGCTTTGGGCTTGACGATAAGTTGAAGACTCCTTATTCCTACGGCTTCGATCTATCGTTCGAACGCGAAATGCCCAACCACATCGTGCTCGAACTTTCGTATGTAGGGCGATTGGGACGCCGCCTGCTGCAAGAGGTCGATCTCGCCACGCCACTCAACATCAAGGATCCGCAATCCGGAATGACATACTTCCAGGCCGCAACTCTGATCACAAAGATGGCCGATGCCGGTACACCGGAGAATCGTGTGGGCAAGATTGCATACTGGGAAAACATGTTCCCAAATGCCGCAGGTGCAAGCGGAGCATCGGGATACGCTCCCGGAGCGCCTGGAAATCCAACCGCAACTCAAAACATCTATGACCTCTACTACGGCTACGCGGATAATGCCGCGCTGGCATTGCAAAGCATGGATACGCAGTGCTTTCCAGCCTGCTCCAAGCTCGGACAATTCGCCTACTACGACGACCAATTCTCCAGCTTGTACTCATGGCGCTCAACCGGCGTCAGTAGCTATAACGCATTTGAACTTACCGTTCGCAGGCAGGTCGGATCACTCCTCGCCGATTTCAATTACACCCTGTCAAAATCACTGGATGAAAACTCCAACGCCGAACGTGTAAACGAGTTTGAAAACGGCAGCGGTGCTGCTGTTGCATTCAGCGGACAGGTAGTAAACGCATGGAGCCCCAATCAGTTCTACGCCCCGTCCGATTTCGATACGCGGCATCAGATCAATGCCAACGCGATCTACGATCTGCCCTTCGGCCGAGGTAAACACTGGGGCTCAGAATCAAGCCGCCTGATAGATGGAATCGTAGGCGGCTGGCAACTCAGCGGGTTGACACGCTGGTCCAGCGGCTATCCCTTCAGCATTTCTACTTACGCCTTTGCTACCGACTTCGAGCAGGATGGCAAAGCCGTACTGACTGGCCCCAAACCAAAGA